Within Mercenaria mercenaria strain notata chromosome 15, MADL_Memer_1, whole genome shotgun sequence, the genomic segment ggtaaacattctgaccaatattcatgaagatctcatgaaaaatatggcctctagagaggtcacaaggtttttctatttttagacctactgacctagtttttgaacccacgtgacccagtttcgaatctgacctagatatcatcaaggtgaacattctgaccaattttcatgaagatcttatgaaatatatggcctctagagaggtcacaaggtttttctatttttagacctactgacctagtttttgatggcacgtgacccagtttcgaacttgacctagatatcatcaagatgaacattctgaccaactttcataaagatcccatgaaaaatgtgacctctagagtggtcacaagcaaaagtttacagacgcacggacggacgacggacacagcgcgatcacaaaagctcaccttgtcatgttgtgacaggtgagctaaaaacacatgatttctagatttttaaagacaaaaataacaCCAACACCAAGAAGCACTCGATTAAACGACATTTTCTCTTTGGTCATTAAAGCAAGCAATCCAGactaatgtaaaattatttggaaTTTAGAAAAGCCTTCTTTCAGTTTGTGACtgcaataaaataaattttaaaggtgattcaaaacattttaagattttttttacctAAAACAGAACTATTTTAGTCAGGAAAATACGCAGTAAACTGTCAAAAGTTTCAGACTCGCTACAGAAATCTGacacaaaataaaagtaattcagCTATACTTTGTACAgtacacaataaaatatatatttcaacaattacACAGGTATATCAGCTTTGATATCCAACTTAAAACTTAGACTTTctgaaacaaacattaaaaacaaacataaCATATTTTCTAACACAATTTTGTCACATTCTTAGGAATATTatactgtgaaaaaaaaacagaaatttttaaaaatgcacagacataatttcattcattttataacCTCTTCCAAAgtcacaaaaaataaacaaaaaagttttctttcacaaaacaaGAGAATGACAAATGGATGTAAGGAAAGTTCATTCCAACTGGTCATTTCCAAAGGCTCAGTGTCAGCTATTAGAATAAGTGGACTGTACAGTATCCATAATTTACATCAACATCTCCTCTAAAACTACTGGTAAGATTTACACCAAGCATGGCCTGTAGCAACATTACAAGTTCCTCTCTCAAAGTTGTTCGAATGAATGCACttgatcccttttaggggctattagaacaaataatataaaaaaaaaaactttcatgaaCCTCTGATTAATCTCCATTAAACTTAGTTCATAGCATAATTctaacatgtatataaaaaaatattctccaaattTTTTTCACAGAAgagcttaaaaaagaaaatgagctgcactatgagaaaaccaacatggtgcatttgcgaccagcatggatccagaccagcctgtgcatctgcgaaCAGCAatgttgaaagcgaacagcatataTCCTGACCGGACCGTgttgatgtgcaggctggtctgggtcaatgctggtcgcaaatgcactatgttggttttttcatggcgcggctcaaatacataAAACAAGTATTGTTTCATGAAATGCTTGACGCATCATTATTAGAAATTTAATGTTGTCTGTAGGATAATAATAAGGTATTCTGCAAAATTATTATGGCTGCACTCTGACACTAAAAGGGGTCGTTGGCTTTTGAAAAAACTTCTGTTTATTAACCACCTGATGGACCTTCATCAAAGTTGGCCTGTAGATTTCTAATAAAGTCCTCtgttaaatttcttcaaatgaGTGCGCTTGACCCATTTTTAGGGAACATTTTAGctgaaaacagaaatatattgaaATGACATTTTCTTGTGGATCTTTATTTAGTTTCATCAAAGCAGCCTTGTAAGGAcctctctcaaatttattcaaattggtGCACTAATCATGCTAATAATCTGTTTCAAGATTTTTGTTTCTGTACTAAACACTGTGGTGTTGCTACCATTCAGAATTCAGTGTGTGATACATAAATGTAAAACAGTCAATTTTAGGTGAGCAACTTAATCCACTACAGCCCTCATGTTGTCATTTAAATCCAAGTCATATAAGACAGCAGTCTGCTTCACCAGAACAAACTTTCTTTACAcacattttatcaacaaaaacatGTATTGATATTTCATCAGAATATggttaaaaatcaaattaaattaatGCTCTACCTAGATATGACAAGACAATGACCTTACACCTTGGGACCTGGCCCCAAtatcacgaaaaaacttaagtaattacttagtaaagtctgttatttaaaaatcgtgctattgcttaagttattgttatttaatgttgatttttttctataacaatgtgtTTATAGATAActtatactatggttagtagtatctGTCCACAATACTTATTTGGTCGTGCAAATATGAtacttctataatgaacttaagtatttgctttagcgtatttcttatttctatacttagttttaagtaaaattcagaattgttgtgttttgatctatgaaacaGTCATATACTGTCCTGTTACAGATGAAAAAGTCAAGATTGAAAACATATAAAGGGCAAAAAGAAGCacttgaaataacagacttattTATGCAAATACTTATTAtaagtttttttgtgaaattggggcctggttcttgtgcaagacactctgtctcatatcTGTGAACATTCACGCCACGTTACATCAAGATTCCACCATacaagaagaagaaatgctccagacaaacttcaatttgaccttcgacctccaactgtgacattgacctttgacataggaACATGGcgtttacgcatgacactccaacattcatgccaaatataaacaagattggtccatacatgtcaaagttacggtccagatggatgcacggacgcacgcacatgcACTGACCCTCCAAAAGTGACAACTAAATCAAGCTCACTGCAAGTGGGCTCGAAAAAATGGGACAAAGGTTGAAATGAGGTAATGAATAAAATCAGATGCtggcatattttttttaattttccaataGCATTAACAACATATCTCCCTTCAAATAtgcctaatttaaaaaaaaattgattatctAAAATATTGGCAAATTAACAAGCGTtagaacatttgtttcaagtgtAGAAGTATAAAGGGAAATTCTGGTCTGTGAATTTGCTATGCTTTCTGATGGAAGAATGGCACTGAAATGACTTTTCAATGCATTTATTGCTGGCCTTCATCAggtttgtttcattttcttctcTGGATCATAAATGTATCTTTTAAATGTAAGAAGAATTTTGATTGGTTCTCTGTCAGATGTATCTTCATCCTGATTGGCCGACTCTTCATTTCCTTTTCCCTTTGACTTCTTCTTCCCACCAGAATATCTCTTCACAGTTTCTGCTGGCAGTCCACCTAggattcagaaaaaaataaaaatctgcaATGTTCCTAATTTTATATTAGTGTAAACATTCAGATGTAACTTGggtgtaaaaatataaaaattattaagtTACTGCAACCTAAGCTTTATCATCTTCATTTCActttcaatattttgacaaattatttcaaGGATATATATCCTAGAAAAGTAATCAACAGTAAAAGTTATACttagaataaatatgtttatatgtatatgtataaacAGTACTGAATGTATATATAAGGTTAAATAACCACACATGTAAGGAAAAAAACAATGAATATGCAACACGACTAAAAAAATTGgaagattttctttaaaaattgctTTACTACAAGACATTACACTGAGAATGCAaatctacatacatgtagtatTACATTGTTAGCTTATATAAGGAACCAAGAGAATATAGCGCACAAGAATTTTCTAAATTGTAATCaatgtgtttttgtttatttgtttgcttGTATTGGGTTAATGCccttttttaacagtatttcggTTGTAGAATGGCAGTTAGCTTAActggtgttcctggattttgaCCAAGTATTTACTTGTTTAACaagcaactgtcaacttctccacatgaatctgaggtggacgATGagatatttcagacacaatgtcttttatcaatcgtcAAGAAGATATGCCTCATCGAGGGATCATTTAAACTCACAACACTGTGGTTTGTAGATCTGCTTACTCCCTGTTTGAGCAGAACAAGTGAGCGGGCCAACTTTTAGCAGCtaatattataaacatattatgttttcaacattttttacatTTCCAAAATATATTCTTATGAACATGTAGATTCAATcttacatataaaatgtttaaacaaattctATCTTAAAACATGAAACTTGTATCGATCTGAAGACTTGCCTAAAgcaataaaaagagaaaaaaaatgtttatagattAAGTTTTTACCTGggattcttatttttatttttccgctCTGCCCAAATCCTCCCTCTATCACTCCCGCCTCACCCGTCGACAACATGATCTTGAGATTGGTGAACGTAGCTATATTTGTCTCTTTCTTGAACATGTTCTTCCCTATCACAGTGTATTCATCCATCACCCGCTCTACTAATCCTTCTTTCACTTTTGTCTTGTAAACTTTTATCTTTGGTAACACAGTTTCCACATATTTTGGGTCGGACATTCCCAAGAGCAGTTTTCCATGGAACGCTATCCGACAAATGTTTGCATGAATATCTGTATCGAGTTTTGAACCAATCACTAACGCTGAATTTTGACATGTGACCGGTTTCTCAAACTGGACTAGAGCATACTGTCTTACAGGTATTTTATTATCGTCTCCGCCCTCGGCTGAATCACCTTTATTTTTAGAGCTTTTCGAAATCAATTCCTCCTGGTACAGATATTCCTTTGAAAGATCAAGGGAGTTTTCATCGCTGATTTTTATTTGAGCAGTCTGACTTTCTAGCGACTCTAACTCTTTTTTGTCATAGAGACCAAAGAATGTCAATCGTCCCATCACAGTATCATGACCCGTCGTAATATGAAACTTTGCTTTTGAGGTGATACTGccctgaaaaaatgtttgaaattgctattttttaaattttccattacAGAGAAATCCACAATCTTACATTGTCATATAAGTATACATATGCAAATTATGAACAattcctttttaattttgaatacaattgCAAAACGTATTAACCCATTTTCATATTTTCGAAGTTTTATGATTTTTTGCCCTGATTTCAAACCTGTGGTCAAAAAGGGGACAAGTAAagacaacaatattatattttctatCAATGATTATTTTATGCCAGACAGAAATCAAACTTATGACCATCTGGATAAAAAGTCATTATTCTCTATCAAAACACTTCTATGTATGGtcaatttttttctcatattttaaatACAAGCTGTGAAGATTTTCATAGACATGCTTTgagatttttgttatttttttcataattttggaaACACTTTCAGTTTATTGCAGTAGAAAGTAAAAAGTATAGTGACCATTATGTCCTAGACAGCATTTACTTATAACATTTGTGAAAGTGGTAAATATGCATAAAATCTTTCAAGAGTGTTAGTCACATGACAGAAAGGTGGGATTTAGCTTTTCTTTATCTCATActcattacaattttaacatatatttttgttaataatttatGAAATCTAGTACCAATAGCTatccattttatataaaaaaaacaacagctgtcactaatggtgacaaatgcccccgcagcaccttgacctttgacctggtgaccccaaagtcagtaggggtgatgtactcaataagtactatcagcatgtgaagtttgaaggtcctgggtgaagtggttcgcatgtaaaatgccttcatgcaaaaagttaaggttggcccctgtgacctttgacctggtgacctcaaagtcagtaggggtggtgtactcaataagtactatcagcatgtgaagtttgaaggtcctgggtgcagtggttcgtgagtaaagtgccttcatgcaaaaagttaacgttgtgacaaacgaacgatCAAACTAACTAACGATCAAACAGactgacagttgaaaactaatatgcctcccttcgggggcataaaaagcactATAAACTTTGGTTCATTCAGAGGCATGTTCCTTTAATACAGAACAGAACGTCTAGAACATTCTAGTAAAGGTTGCTAAAAGTATGCATATGGCTGAAGCTGAACCTACCTAATAGTGGCCTCCTGTATTGAGCAGGCATTTGCTTTAGGCTGGTTGCTTAATACAACCTTGACTGTAACTTCTAtactttaaaagaatttttccttgtatattttaagtttttaactgATAGTTCTAGTTAATAAAATGAACAGATGAAATAGTACTAACTTTGTAATAAGGTATCTTTTGAACAGAAATAACTGCAGCTTCTATGGTTGGTAGAGCTCCAGGGGTACAAATGGTCCCTCTTTCCAGCAACTTTGGGTCAAACTGGGTCACACAGATACCAGCTCTGTCACCCTGAAATATGTATGAATGTttcattaggcaatgctacattaaTGAGGCTAGACAGCTTGTAGAGATCAAGGACATAAGGCTTGCAAAACAATACTATACAGTCCAGAAATCACTGTGTCTAACTTTTGGAAATAAGTAGCGTATAGGTCTATCTTTTGGCAGCAATCAATGTCTGTGCGTATCTCTTGGGTGTAGTCGATGAACTGGATTATCATTTGGCGGTACTCAATGCTCTGGAGCAGTCAATGTTTGTGATGATCATTTTGCAGCAATGTAAATGTACAGGACTATTTTTCTGCAGCAATAAATTTAATGGACTCATTTCTCAGCAATTACT encodes:
- the LOC123556575 gene encoding selenocysteine-specific elongation factor-like, translating into MAAPMFNFNVGVLGHVDSGKTSLSKTLSTTASTASFDKNPQSKERGITLDLGFSSFQVDLPTHLVREGEQGVVQYTLVDCPGHASLIKTIIGGAQIIDLMLLVVDVVKGLQTQTAECLVIGEITCNKMIVVLNKVDLLPPEKKDSMIDKMKKKMLKTLESTRFAGSPIVAVAAKPGGPESPETESIGLTDLIDTLKSNTYIPQRDVQGPFIFSVDHCFSIRGQGTVMTGTALSGSVSVNDTIEIPAMKVTKKVKSMQMFRKPVEKVVQGDRAGICVTQFDPKLLERGTICTPGALPTIEAAVISVQKIPYYKGSITSKAKFHITTGHDTVMGRLTFFGLYDKKELESLESQTAQIKISDENSLDLSKEYLYQEELISKSSKNKGDSAEGGDDNKIPVRQYALVQFEKPVTCQNSALVIGSKLDTDIHANICRIAFHGKLLLGMSDPKYVETVLPKIKVYKTKVKEGLVERVMDEYTVIGKNMFKKETNIATFTNLKIMLSTGEAGVIEGGFGQSGKIKIRIPGGLPAETVKRYSGGKKKSKGKGNEESANQDEDTSDREPIKILLTFKRYIYDPEKKMKQT